One genomic window of Bradyrhizobium sp. B124 includes the following:
- a CDS encoding MDR family MFS transporter gives MTTRQTTADGIPASEHLPSSAAPASPVVSAKTWLAVTGATLGAFMAVLNIQIVNASLADIQGGIGAGHDDGGWISTSYLIAEIVVIPLSGWLSQVFSVRIYLLVNALLFLVFSAACAMALDLPQMIALRAVQGFTGGVLIPMAFTLIITLLPKAKQPIGLAMFAISATFAPAIGPTIGGYLTENFGWQYVFYVNVAPGAVMIAMLYVSLEAKPMNLSLLREGDWSGIITMTIGLAALQTVLEEGNKDDWFGSPFIVRLAVIAAVALTLFLVIELTTNKPLLNLRILLRRNFGFGVLANFLLGVALYGSVYILPVYLSRIQGYNSEQIGMVLAWTGLPQLLLIPLVPQLMKRIDPRLIIGIGFALFAASNFMNIYMTNDYAADQLFWPNVVRAIGQALCFAPLSAVATSGIEQENAGSASALFNMMRNLGGAIGIAALQTLLTNREQFHSNLLSQQVTMFEQATRARLDQLTQYFISHGVIDRADAIHRAYVAIGKIIQKQAFILGFSDTFYLLGVSQLIALGAALMLTRPDRLDGGGAH, from the coding sequence ATGACCACGCGGCAAACCACCGCCGACGGCATTCCGGCCAGCGAACATCTGCCTTCATCCGCGGCGCCGGCGTCTCCCGTCGTCTCTGCGAAAACCTGGCTCGCAGTGACCGGGGCCACGCTCGGCGCATTCATGGCCGTGCTCAACATCCAGATCGTCAATGCCTCGCTTGCCGACATCCAGGGCGGCATTGGAGCAGGCCACGATGACGGCGGCTGGATCTCGACCTCATACCTGATTGCCGAGATCGTCGTGATCCCGCTGAGCGGCTGGCTTTCCCAGGTGTTCTCCGTGCGCATCTATCTGCTCGTTAACGCGCTCCTGTTCCTCGTGTTCTCGGCGGCATGCGCGATGGCGCTAGACCTACCGCAAATGATCGCGTTACGGGCCGTGCAAGGCTTCACCGGTGGCGTGCTGATTCCGATGGCGTTCACGCTGATCATCACGCTCTTGCCGAAGGCAAAACAGCCGATCGGGCTCGCAATGTTCGCGATCTCCGCGACATTCGCGCCGGCAATCGGTCCAACCATCGGCGGCTATCTCACCGAGAATTTCGGGTGGCAATACGTCTTCTACGTCAACGTCGCGCCCGGGGCGGTGATGATCGCCATGCTTTACGTTTCGCTGGAAGCGAAGCCGATGAATCTGTCACTGCTGCGCGAGGGAGACTGGAGCGGCATCATCACGATGACGATCGGACTGGCGGCGCTCCAGACCGTACTGGAAGAAGGCAACAAGGACGACTGGTTCGGTTCGCCCTTCATTGTGCGGCTCGCGGTGATCGCTGCGGTCGCACTGACGCTGTTCCTCGTGATCGAGCTGACCACGAACAAGCCGTTGCTGAACCTGCGCATTCTGCTCCGTCGCAATTTCGGCTTCGGCGTGCTCGCGAACTTTCTGCTCGGCGTCGCGCTTTATGGCTCGGTCTATATCCTGCCAGTCTATCTGTCCCGTATCCAGGGCTACAATTCGGAGCAGATCGGTATGGTGCTCGCGTGGACCGGCTTGCCGCAGCTCCTGCTGATCCCGCTGGTGCCACAACTGATGAAACGCATCGACCCACGCCTCATCATCGGCATCGGCTTTGCGCTGTTCGCGGCCTCCAACTTCATGAACATCTACATGACCAACGACTACGCTGCCGATCAGTTGTTCTGGCCGAACGTCGTCCGTGCGATCGGTCAGGCCTTGTGTTTCGCGCCGCTCTCTGCTGTCGCGACCTCCGGGATCGAGCAAGAGAACGCCGGATCTGCATCCGCCCTGTTCAATATGATGCGCAACCTTGGCGGCGCGATCGGGATCGCCGCACTACAGACGCTGCTTACCAACCGCGAACAATTCCACTCCAATCTGCTTTCGCAGCAGGTCACGATGTTCGAGCAGGCGACCCGCGCTCGGCTCGATCAACTTACGCAGTATTTCATAAGCCATGGCGTCATCGACCGCGCCGACGCTATTCACCGTGCCTACGTCGCGATTGGGAAGATCATCCAGAAGCAAGCCTTTATCCTCGGCTTCAGCGACACGTTCTATCTGCTCGGCGTCTCGCAACTCATCGCTCTGGGCGCAGCGCTCATGCTCACCAGGCCCGACCGCCTCGACGGCGGCGGCGCCCACTGA